The Ailuropoda melanoleuca isolate Jingjing chromosome 4, ASM200744v2, whole genome shotgun sequence region TAGGTCACGTTTGTGGCACATGTTTTTGTATAGAGAGTTATGTTCTGATTCTCAACTTCCTGTTTCAGTTATTCCCTTTTTTGTCATGGAAATATACACATACGGAGTGCCATGTGCCCTGACTGGGATTTGTTTCTATGGGGCTGTTTGTGCAGGAAGTGGAGTTTCATTTACATTTGGGGATACtcagaaacttcagaaaaatcacCCACAGCCTCCCTAGAAATTCAGGTTTCTGAACTTAGCCCCACAACTCGTTACCAGCTAGTTTGAGGTAGATTCGGGAGTCTTCATTTTTAACTAGCTGATCCTGGTATAAGTGGTCAAGAGATTTGGAGAACCTCTGGTGCTCTGAAAACAAACTATTATTTCACATAGTAAACATGTAAACCTATGCTACCTACAGGGTGATCGGTATCCTAGGAGTTGTATGACGTGAGGGGGAGATAGTCTTGGATGTCTGGGAAGATATTCTTTGACCTTCCTCTCAGTTTGCATCTGCAGCTTAGAATCATCCCAAGCCATTGATTAAGTCCTCACCATGTGCTCAACACTGAATTCAGGGTTTGGAAGAGCAGGAAAGAAGTATGAGCTTGAGAAGGCTAGGAAGTCAAAACTTATAGATATCTCCTAACAGAATCTAAAGTAGGATTCAGTAAATACAaatggaagagagggaagaaagaaaaaaaagaaggaaggaaacatcgAAGAACAGCAAGAGTACCTTTATCATAATATTGCCAGGACACCAGAGGTCAGTTGCTTCAAGGCAGATGTATTTCCCTATTTCAGAACCCATTCCTGGGGCCACAGGCCCTTTGCTGatattcctcctcttccttgggTCTGTTCCTTTCCAGCCTTAGTAATTTGCCTTAAATCCTACCCTCACTTCTACCAGTCTGCCTCTCATAGACAAGGGCTCCAGTTGGACCTCACTTCCCTCTGGACATCCTTCCAAGGGCTGACACTCTTCCTTGTGTTCCCAGTTAACCTTTAAACCCCTAAGCAAGCTGAAGAACATCTGAGAGGCCTTGATTGGAATGGCGTCCATGTTTTTAGAAGCTCCAAGTGCTAGAGCCCACTCATTTCTGTAACCCCCCGTGCCAGCACTGCACTTGAACACCATGGGTACTCAGTAATGTtcgatgaatgaatgagtgaatgaatgaatgaatgaatgaatgaatgaatataagtTTACTGCCCTATACAGCTCATTGAATTTGTTGTGAGGGCAGGGTAACATGAAGGTCAACAGTGCTTGTAGGTCAAGAGTGCTCATTCAGTCCGGATTTAACCcctccttttccatttcctcaaGTGACTTTGGGGACAAATTTTTTGCAGTGCTTCCCATTAAGAAGTGGAGTCTATTTCTCCGCGCACATTCCCTTAAGCCTGGACTGGCCTTGTGAGTTGCTTTGACCAGTAGGATATGGCAAGAGTGACAATATAAGTTCTGGACCTAGGCTTCATGTGGGTTCACAGCTTCTACCTTTCCCCTTTTGAACAGCTGCCCTAAGATTGCCACATAAGGAAGTCACTATAGCCTGCTggaggacacacagagaagagccAAGATCCCCAACCAATAGTACGAATCAACCGCCAGACGAATGAGTGGGACCATCTTGTACCTTCTAGCCCAGCTAACCTTCAGCTGAATGTGTGCTAACCCAGGAAAAACTACCAGAGGACCCACCAGCCAACACacagaatcatgaaaaataataaattgttgttgttttaagttcttAAGTGTTGGATAGGTTGTTACACGGCAATAGGTAACTGAGATATCATGCGAAGCACATCAGGTATTGACTGGGAGCTCTAAGACCCCAACCAACCCTACCAGCCCTCCTGGAAACTAGACCCTTCCTCCATTGGAAACTAGACCATTTCTCCACTATTCCAACTCACTGCCAGTCCTTCCTAACAAATCTGGACAGGTGTCCTGGAGCTATTCTTCATAGGTTCTGACCTCCAAACTGGACCATTTGGGGAATCCTACTTGAGTTTCTCGGGACTAAGCTCCACAGTGCCCTGAATAATGAATATTCCCCCAACTTATTGTATTTATTCAGCAAAAGTTAGTAAGTGCCTGACACAtgttataaatactttttaatgctCATGATATATAAACAAACAGAACAGGCTAAAACTTCTGCCCTGTGTAACTTGCATTCTAGtggaacaagaaggaaaaaagtaaaacaaataaaaactaaatcatAGAGTATGCTAGAATATGATAGTATTACAGAGGATTTTGGGAGTGCTGGGATTTGGAGAAGGGtgcatatttctattttaaatgaagtgATCAGGGTAGCCCTCATTGAGGAAGTGAGACCTCCAGACAGAAGGctagtgcaaaggtcctgtggtgcCATCAAGCCTGGAGTGTTTGTCTTTGGAGAGCAGTGAGGAGCCTGGTATGGCCAAAGCAGAGAGTGAATAGAAAGAGGAATGTAGGAGAGTACATCAAAGATaactgtattagggttctccagagaaacagaaccaataggagaggttagataaatgatagatgatgatagatagatagatagatagatagatagatgatagatagatagatacagaaatccagagatacagagatacatatacctatatctatctatatttatccatagagaaagagagagagagagaaggatttaCTATAGGAATGCACTCATATAGTTATGGAAGCCAAGAAGTCTCACAGTCTGCCATCCACAAgcaggagaaccaggaaagccagtggcaGAACCCAGCCTGGAGTCCAAAGGCCCTAGAATATGGAGCTCCAATGTCTAAGGGCTTGAGAAGATGGATATCTCAgttcaagaaaagagagagaaaattcacttttcctctggcttcttgtTCTGTTTGggccctcagtggattggatgaagcccacccacattggTGAAGGCCAACTTCTTTACTCAtcctaccaattcaaatgctaatctctttcagaaacacTCGCACAGACACCACCAGAAATAATgctttaccagctatctgggcattcCTTAGCTCAGTCGAGTTGGCACATGAAATTACAATAACCCATTTTCCCCATAAATCCATGAGCATTCGTTGGAATAGTGTTCCCTGGAAGAAGTCTAGAAAATACTTAGCTAGGAGATACCTGAGACTCCAGTCCTCTGAGTAGACAGGGTCATGTGAccatgcttttttgttttgtttgttttgttttgttttgtagctcAGATCCTCTGGTTATGGGTCCTCAGAAAGTGTTAGTGGGAGACACTCCAGTGCAGAAGAGCCTCTGCCGAAACTCCAGGCTTCCAGCTTTGTGACTCTAGTTCTACAGCCAGAACTTGGGGGTGTCCCAAGGGGGTTGGAGGGGTTGAGTATGGGAGAGGATGATTCTCTGCAGCATCTCTGTCCCTGGGAGAAGGGACCAGGCATACATGTTTTGCCCCTTCACATATATACACAAGAAGTAGAAGTGAGTATGTGTTTagcatctttcttccttcctaggCTCCAAGCTCTTAGAGCACCAAGAAGGTGCTAGGGAACTTGTCAGAAGGAAGGAGCATGCCAAGCCTCATGTCTTCACGTGATTTGGATCTGCACTCACACACCATTTGAGAAGGATGCATCTATTCTAAGTGAGGCAGAGATATGGTGCCAGGGGCTCACACAGTGGATACTAAACATCAGAGGAATTAAATTTAATTGTTCACAGCCTCAAAAAGGCAGTGAGGAAGGTTGATCTTTGTTGCCACCTGCAGCCCAAAGGCCTCACTGCAAGCTGCGGGCCTAGAAAATGGGTTCCACGGACTGGACCCTGGATTGCTTGGAGTTTGTGCCTTTTAAGAACAGAGACTGGAATTTGCTTTAAGGATAGATAGACTTTGTTTTGGCAAGATTGCTAGTGAGCCTTCTTAGTTTCACAAATGTAAAATCCAAGCGGCAATGTTATCAAATAATTCAAATGCCAGTGCTTCTGGGATGTTAACTTTTCTGTTTACGctcactttgttcatttctgtCACGCTCATTTATGAAATGGTCGTATATTTTAGGAGAATGGTATTCAGGAAAATTTGGCTCCTGTTCCAGTCTTCTtcctcacttttattttcctccctgaATCCATGTTTAGACGCCCCTAGAACTGCCATATGTTGTGGAGCCTGTGGAGTTTGTGTCCAACGTTCTGAGCCATTGTTTGCAGGGACTATGATAAAATGCAGGAGTGGGATGAGATGAAAACTGGGGTCAAAAGGTAAGTGTGACTAGATTTTGAATCCTGGTTGGAATGACACACGGGTAACGGGAAACCCGGAACACATTATTCTCTTGTATAAAGTTGCTCCAAGGCTTCTTGGAATAAAGACAAGCTCCTTTATCAACAGTTGCCTGGCTGCCTGACACCTCTCGTGGATACACAGAGCACACACACCCAGACATTCGTGTATACATGcaatgcacacgtgcacacatgcagaACCAGCTCATGCGTGCActcacgtgcacatgcacacgatACCTACATGTGCCTGTGTACATGCTCGtgagcacacacatacatgtgtacactcacacacacatgcagccACACTCAGGACTTCCTGCAGCCATGTGGTTGTCTCCTCTGCCAGAAATATCTTGACTTGCCCCCagagctccccctgctcctcACCTGGCTGGACCCCATGAATCCTCACTTCCTCTAAATCCTTTCCTCACCCCCTTGGATGGGACCACTTaccctccccaccagcctggcTCCCTGGTACTACCTGAATGAGAGGTTACTACACTGTTTTCCAATCACTTCTTTACTAGTCTCTGGCTCCCAGCTACCAGTTGTAAATAGTGGATGAGACCTAAAGTGTGCCTCTCCCAGAAATTTACACAGTAACAGCTCTGATTGGCTGGTTTCGAAATGAAACCTTTGGTGTGGttgccagggaggaggaggaatttaAACAACAAGGCTTGGGAGGTGGAGGAAGAACATTCCTGGCATCTCTGAACTGTATTTATCAGAAGTTACTTCCATTTCCTACGCTTAAATCCCAGTGCCAGAACAGCCCATCATTATTCAGAACAGAACCCTGCAGAATTTCAGTCCAAGGCTCCCTGAGTGCTATTTGGAGTGTCTTCTAGTCATTCTGTAGAAAGCGGTCAATACATGTTGGCTTTTATTCCTAACATCTGCTCTCCCCATACTATACTATCTACACCTTTAAAGGGTAGGGACTCTGTCTTCCAAATCTCTTGTGTCCTCTTAGTCTTCCAGGCACTAATATAGAATCGGCATATATTAGATGCTCAGAATgtgttgggttgtttttgtttttgttttttacttaaatagAGGACTTGATCCAATTTACCTTTCTCCTGTGAACAGTGCCCATGGGCACCCAGACATACCCAGTCCTCCTCTCAGTCATGGGCCCTGCACCAGGTTGGATCACGTTGAGTTACCATGAGTGAAGGAGATGAGCAGGCATGGGGAGGTGACAGGGGCTAGGCAAACCTTGGAACCAAAGTACCAAAGCTGATTCCAGGGCAGTGCCAAACAGAAGGCAGGTGGGATGAGAGGGGGAGTGAAGAGGAAGCTGGAGGAGCTAAAGCCCTAGTAGCAGCTGGGTTGGTCCAATATTGACCTCAGGGGCCCAGGCTTAAAATCTAGGGCCTGCTTGAAATACTTGGATGATTCCTCCAGGTCTTCTGAATAAAGTGTAACCTCCCTCACAAGGCATTCAGAGCCAGGCCCTGCCTAACTTCCCATCTTAATTTTCAACAACTCCTCAGCCCCAAGCCCTGGGTCCCAGCACCTGATGCCTCACCACACCTCAGAAGTACTAAGAGCTCTTCTCCATCACACCTCCCCGAgtcttctctctgcctagaaaTGCCCATGCCCACACTCTGTGCCTGGAAAACTACTCTTTTCTTGAGGCCCAGACTAAGTACCTTTCCTTTTTGAAGTCCTGTCCAGCCCTCTCTGCTAGCTCCGCCTCTGTGCCACAGTGGGGATCATCCACCTTGCTACCATGGCTCTCCTAACACTGTATCCTGAATGATCTACAAGACCCAAGTGATCATCCACTAATCCATTCGAAACTCCATACTTCTTCAGCACCTTTGATATTCCAGCAGCTACTCTGGGTACTGGTGATCCAAAATTGAACAGAACATGCCCTCCAAAAGCACACAGTAGTCTCAACACACAGGTATGACATGATAGCCAGGTAATAAAGTAATCAGGACATATGCAGGCCATGGAGAGGCAGGGTAAGAATCTAAACTTATTAAAGGCATAAGGCCAGCATGTCTCTCCTCTGCTAAAACCCTTCCCGTAGCTTCCCTTCACACTTAAAGATAaactgaagccctcactttgccTTTAAGGCTCCCAGGACCCAGCCCCTGCTGGTCTTGCTCACCTCCTAACCCTTTCCCTCATTCTCCAGGCTCCTACAGCCCTGCCTCCCACTGCTGTCTGGACGCACCAAGCCCATTCTGTCTCAGAGCCTGTATGCTTGCTATTCCTCTGCCTCATCACTCCCAGTCCCACTCACTCCTGTCCTTCAGCCTCAGCTCAGAGGGCAGCTCCTTAAAAAGAGTCACCCCCCACCACCTTCTCCTATGTTGTATCATTCAATACCTACTGCCCTCACCCTCTACCATGTGAACTGCtctcgtttgtttgttttcatctttgaTTATTTGCCTGTTTAGTGTTTCTCCCCCTCAATTATCAGCTCCAAGGAAGCTTGTTCTTGTTTGCCATCCTGTTCCCAACTCCCAGAATAAGAGTGGGGAACGACATTGGGGTCAGATGGGCCAGGATGACCTTGAGTTCCATCATGCGTGGCTcatgtgaccttcagcaagttatTTCACCCCTTCTagttcagtgtcctcatctgtcaaacGGGTAAAAACGCTTGCTTTGCAGGGTGGTTCTGAGGGTGAAGACAGCCTGTCCTTGAATGCCTGGCCCCTGGTGCATGTTGGATGGACGCTGAGTAGttacacaaaagagaaagagtacCAGCTGCCCACCGCTCTGAGCGCTGACACCATGGGCTCTCTGCCCTAGCCTGCACCCGACCCCAGATTGTTTGTGAAATGGAGAGGGACCTGGGCTCTGAGGACGAGTGTCAGTCCTAACTGCAAACTCTCAACCGAGTCCCAGCCCTGTATTGCTGGCTGGGACAAGTCACCTCAGCCTATCAGTTCTACCACAGCCTTAAACTCAACACACCCAGTACAAACTCACCATCTCTCCCTCACTGCTCCTCCTTGGTCCTCACATGTCCAAACCAGCAGACAACCAGTGGCACTGATCAATTGGTCAaatgactgatgaatcactgtgAAATATCTGATAGGCACATCACAAGACTTGAACTAAAACTACAATTGTGAGCAGCCCAAGATGGAGTACACCTGAGATCAGAGGGGGAGACGTGGGTTCTGCCTGGCACTTATGGCTATTTCTAGAAGCTCTGGAGCAAATGGGCTGCAGGAGAGGCTGTGGGCAGCCTTCCAAGAACTCACTGAGCGACCCACATGCTTTCATTAAACACTGTTCACAGGGGCCTACTAAGGCCTTGTACTGTTTTCCTATTgctactataacaaattaccacaaatttggtggcttagagcaacacacatttattattttacagttctggaggtcaggtgtctgaaatgggtttcactgggctaaaattcAATTTCtcctggaagctctaggggagaatcctttcccttgccttttccagcttctggaaacCACCAGCATTTGTTGACTGGTAGCCCCCGTCCTCTATATTCGAAATTAGCAGCATAGCATTTTCCAGTTCTAGCTCTCAACCTTCTGCCTCACTCTTATGAGGACCCTTGTGGTTACACTGGGCCCACTGGGATAATCCAGGATggtctccccatctcaagatccttacctTAATCACATTTGCCAAGTCCCTCTTGCCTTGTAAGGTAGCATATTCACAAATTCTGAGGATTAGGATGTAGACATCTTTAGGGGGGCatcattctgcctaccacagatcCCAAGGAGGATGAGCTTGGTTTGGGGGCATCAGCCTGGAActcagcctcctgcctccctacCGACTCTGTTCAAAGTAGAACTCAGTGCGGGCCAATGGCTCACTCTCCTTGACAAGCTGTACTGGCTGCTGGGGCTCGGCTGGGCCACAGAGAAACCAGCCAGGCCAGGCCGCGGCCTCAAGCCTGAAGGCTGAGCCCAAGCTTCTCTGGAAGAAGGTGAAGCGTGTGGCCTCTTCACCACCCTTGTACAGGTCCTCGATGTTCACGTCCTGTGGGGGCAAGGTGGCTGCTGAAGGATGAGGCCACTGGTTGAGATGTCAGCTCTAGAGGCCCCCGGGGGTGGTCAATGAGGGACTTTACAGGGAGGGCCTGTACCCAGGGCAGTACCTTCTGCAGGTTCTAGAGGGCAGGGGTCTTGACACTAGgtgtagagggagggagaggcatgTGTGGACCTGGCTGGGAGTCCACAGATGGCTACAGAGACGCCAGAGCACCCCAGAAGCCAGGCCAGGTCTGCAGGACTCCCCCAGAACACAGTGTGGTTTCTCACCTCCAGCTGCAGGGTAGGCCCCTCTCCTGTCTCCACACAGGCTAGGCAGCGACTGCCTCCCTGGATCCCCAGGAAGATGGGGACTTTGGTGCGGTCCAGGCCTCTGTTGGGAAGTATGCAGATCTTctctgggaggaaagggaggagagagccaGAAGATGAAAGGACCCAGATGGCAAGGTCTCAGCGAGCTAAGGCTGGGAAGGAAAGAGCTGGGCCAGGGCGCACCTGGACTGATGCCTGCATACAGGCTGCCAGGCAGGCTGGGGCCCCTGCAGCAGTCATGACACCCTCAGAAGGAGAGgtcctcctctgctccctgcctcttCTCACTGTCaccagaggcaggagggaaggggagagccaGTCCGAGGGGATGGAGGCTGTAGATTCTCACCTGCGCAGCCGTTGTCCACATTGGGATCTCCCACCAGGAGCCGGTCGCCTCTTGAGTATAGTGCCTTCTGATCTGCATCCTTAATTCTGGAACAAGACGGTAGTGCTGATGGCCTGCTCCCTTCAGGCACCACCAAGCCCCAAAGTCTTTCCACCCCCATGCTCTGAAGTACTTACTACACTGAGCGTTTAGGTGTTCTCTCCCACAGGTGAGAAGTGCATGACTCCACCCAAAAGCAGGTGAAACCAGGTCAGCCTTAAGGCTAGGGAAGGTCTTCTGGAAGCTCGTGATTCTCAGACACTCCCTTTACCAGCCTTGGCCTCTGTCGGGGCCCTGGGGCAGTGAGGAAAGCCAGTGCCTTCTCATTGATGGGTAGACAGAGTTTTCCTGATTATGCTAACCCCTTTCATGCCCTTCCTGAGAAGTTTCCTAATGAGGCTCAGATGTCTCTAGGATATAGTGAGCCTTATCCCAGGTTTTCTGGACCTGACCCAATTTtgcataaatgttttattttcatcagtGAAGAGGATTAATTGAATGTATAATCAAGTGTGGTTTGTGGGGCGCCTgcgtgcctcagtcagttaagtgtccgactcttgattttagctctggtcttgatctcaaggtcatgagattgagccccatgtcaggctctgtgcttagcgtggagtcggcttgagatcctctctccctctccctctgccccttcccttcgcacgtgctctctttctctaaaatacatacatacatacataaattttttaaaaaatagtgtggtttgcttttcaaatattttgaaggcgttttatagaataaaatccacaaatgagggaaaaaaaatcctatgtgaCAGTAGGTGTGCCAACATGGCCACCTTGTTCCATGTGAGGTGTGTTCTAGGGTGGCCCCGAGTTATGGGTGCCAAATTTAGGAGGTCAGCAAGGTGCTGGAGCAGGGCGTGTTTACAGTCATTCGGGGTTGGCAGTGATTTCAACGATCGGCCTGGGAGGGTAAATACGTGCTGGGGAACAGGTAGGGAACCATGGTGAGTGTGTGCAACATCAAAGTCATGCAGGTTATTAGCTTTCAGGTTATTAGCTCGGTGGCTTGGCTGATTTCAAAATGTCTGTCAGCCGCTCTCAGGACCTGGGGAGCCCTCCCTACCTCCAAGGGCAGAACCAATGGCCAACGCCATTGCCTCCaggagatttttctctctcagtaaCAGCTAATTATAATAACCTTAGCTAATGACTGTACGTGTGTAAAGTAGGTTCACTTGTACGATAAAAATAAAGATCTGCAAAAAGCCTGTGCTTGCCAACCAGACAACCAG contains the following coding sequences:
- the IL1F10 gene encoding interleukin-1 family member 10 isoform X1 produces the protein MFSWGLRDFRPRRSLQLWKWMNGNSMGKDQSPTIAGMCSLPMARYYTIKDADQKALYSRGDRLLVGDPNVDNGCAEKICILPNRGLDRTKVPIFLGIQGGSRCLACVETGEGPTLQLEDVNIEDLYKGGEEATRFTFFQRSLGSAFRLEAAAWPGWFLCGPAEPQQPVQLVKESEPLARTEFYFEQSR